DNA from Romeriopsis navalis LEGE 11480:
ACAAGGCCCTGCATCATTTCTTTGGGGTAATCGAATTCGTGATACGCATCCACCATCAATGCCAGGTCGATCGTGTCAGCAGTTAAATTGGGATTTTGATTAGCGCCAAGCACCCGATCGACATTCTCAATATGCTTTTCTGACTGGATTTCAGCCATGATGTCGAGCATTTCTGGCTGTACATCGACGGCATAGACTTGTTTGACTTGTGGTGCCATGCGAAAGGCAAAGTAGCCGGTTCCTGCACCGATGTCGGCAACAGTGTCGCTCGGTTGTAGGTCTAGTAAGTCAATTGCTTGCTGGGGACGTTCTTCTAAGCCTCTGGCCGATCGTTCCAGCCAAGCAGCCCCTTGATGTCCCATCACTTGGGCGATTTCGCGACCCATATAGATCTTGCCAATCCCGTCAGGGCGGTGGTTGACTTTAGTTGTGTAATCGGTTGTGTCGGCAAAGGCTGGGCTAGAAAGCATAAGGAAGCTGAGACAGACTAAGCTCACCCAGTAACTCCATCGCTGGAAAATTCGCATATGACTCAAAGTATATTTTAGGCAACTTGATATTTGAGCGGGATCACAGCATAGCGATTCATATCTAAGCCATAAGCATCGGATGACTCAAATCCCGGTGCGGACAGATCTTTCAATAAAGCCTGTATGACTTCTAAGGGCTGTGGCAGCCGATGCAAATATGTTTCGGGTTGGACGACGTTGAGGGCCTTCAGCACTTCTGTGGTTTGGACGAAGGGCCGATCGCTGGTCACTAAATAAGCGGTTGCTTCGCCAACGGGGCCACGCACTGACCAATTATCTCCACTCTCACGGAAGGGCAGACTGGTAGTTGTCCCAACGCCTAAAACGGCCGATTCTTTGTCAACTGGCGGCAATACAACGTAGGTGTCATGGCGA
Protein-coding regions in this window:
- a CDS encoding class I SAM-dependent methyltransferase, encoding MLSSPAFADTTDYTTKVNHRPDGIGKIYMGREIAQVMGHQGAAWLERSARGLEERPQQAIDLLDLQPSDTVADIGAGTGYFAFRMAPQVKQVYAVDVQPEMLDIMAEIQSEKHIENVDRVLGANQNPNLTADTIDLALMVDAYHEFDYPKEMMQGLVTALKPGGRVALLEYKGENPLIPIKKLHKMTQRQVRHELEAVGLEFIENKQDLPQQHLLIFRKPV